In Agromyces sp. Leaf222, the genomic window GGTGCGCACCGCGATCACCGCGAGCAGCGCGATGCCGGCGATCACGAGGCCGGCGGCGATGCCGGCCCGCCCGCCCTGCACGTCGGCCACGATGGCCGACATCTCCAGCCCCATCACGAGGAACACGGCGCCCTCGAGGATCAGCTCGACGGTGCGCCACGCCTGCGTGTCGGATGCGCGGTGCTGCGGCGAGAGCCGCTTCAGCGCGCCGCGACCCGTGACGAGGCCGGCCACGACGGCCGCGACCAGCCCGGAGGCGCCGAGCGCCTCGCTCGGCACCGCCGCCAGGAACGGCACCGTGAACGAGATCACCGTGTTCGCCGTCGGGTCGACCACGCGCTCCCGCACCCAGAGGTTCGCCTTTCCGACGACGTAGCCGATCACCACCGCGACGACCACGGCGAACACGAAGTCGCCCAAAATGTCCCAGAAGGTGACGGACGCGGCCGTCGCGACGATCGCCGACCGCAGCAGCACGAGGGCCGTCGCATCGTTCAGCAGGCTCTCGCCCTCGAGCACCGTCACGATGCGCGGGCTGACCCCGATGCGCTTCACGATCGAGGTCGCGACCGCGTCGGTCGGGCTGACGATGGCGCCGAGCGCGATGCCCGCCGCGAGCCCGATGCCGGGCACCAGCCAGGCGAACAGCAGTCCGAGCAGCACCGAGCTCACGATCACCAGGCCGACCGAGAGCCCGCCGATCGCACTGAACTCGCGCCGGAACTCCATCGCCGGCATCGCCACCGACGCCGAGTAGAGCAGCGGCGGCAGCACGCCGGCGAGGATCCACTCCGGGTCGATCTCGACCTCCGGCACGAACGGCAGCAGGCTCGCGCCGATGCCGACGATCACGAGCAGCAGCGGGGCCGCCACCCCGAGCCGCGGGCCGAAGACCGCCGCTGCGGCGATGCCGAGCAGTCCGAGCACGACCACGACGAGCAGTTCCACCGGCCCTCCATCCGCACCCCGCGCGGATGCGGCATCCGGGCCACGGGGCTGGGGAAAGTCTCGCGTACCCCGGGCGGACTGTCACCACTCGTCGGTCGCGCGCCCGGGACGCGCTCACAGCGAAGTCACAGCCTGCAGGCGCGACATCCGGAACAGCGCGCCCCGCTCGATGGTTTTCTCCAGTGTCGCCGCGCTTCGCGAGGCGGCCAGCGACCCACCGGGAGCCGCAGCCAGCGGCGCCCCATGAAGGAGGAACGAATGTCGAACGACTACCGCAGCACTCCCGAGGCGATCGCCCGCCTCACGCCCCTCCAGCGCAGCGTCACGCAGGGCGACGGCACCGAGCCGGCGTTCCGCAACGAGTACTGGGACAACCACGACGCAGGCATCTACGTCGACGTCGTGTCGGGGCAGCCGCTCTTCTCCTCGACCGACAAGTACGACAGCCGGTCGGGCTGGCCGAGCTTCACGAAGCCCCTCGAGGCGACCGCCGTGACCGAGCATGTCGACCGCACGCTCTGGATGAAGCGCGTGGAGGTACGCTCGTCGGGAGCCGACAGCCACCTCGGCCACGTCTTCGACGACGGGCCCGCCGACGCCGGCGGACTCCGGTACTGCATGAACTCGGCGGCACTGCGCTTCGTGCCGGTCGCCGAGCTCGAGGAGCAGGGCTACGGGGACTTCCTCAGCCTGTTCACGACGACGGATGGCGCGGCCGCGGCATCCGAGAAGGAGAACGCATCATGACGAACACCGAGACCGCGGTCCTCGCCGGCGGCTGTTTCTGGGGCATGCAGGACCTGATCCGCAAGCGCCCGGGCATCGAGTCGACGCGGGTCGGCTACACCGGCGGCGCGAACGCCGAGCCCACCTACCGCAATCACCCCGGGCACGCCGAGGCGATCGAGATCGAGTTCGACCCGACCGTCACGAGCTACCGCGAGCTGCTGGAGTTCTTCTTCCAGGTGCACGACCCGTCGACCCTGAACCGTCAGGGCAACGACATCGGCACGAGCTACCGGTCGGCGATCTTCCCGCAGAGCCTCGAGCAGCAGGAGGTCGCGCTCGACACGATCGCCGACGTCGACGCCTCGGGACTCTGGCCGGCCAAGGTCGTCACCACGATCGAGGAGGCCGCGCCCTTCTGGGCGGCCGAGCCCGAGCACCAGGACTACCTCGAGAAGTACCCGAACGGGTACACGTGCCACTTCGTGCGCCCCGGCTGGAAGCTGCCCAAGCGCGACGCCTCCACCGTCGCCTAGGAACTCCGCCCAGGTCGCGAGCACGAGCGGATGCCCCGTCGGACCCCGGTCCGGCGGGGCATCCGTCATGTGCGGGGGCGGCGGGCGTGGTGCCGGCACGCAGGTTCGCGAACGTAGGCTGGACGACATGGCCGTGCCCGATCCGAACCCCCTTGCAGACGCCCTGCCGACGGATGCCGCACCGCCGACCCTGCTCGACGCGACCGCCGAGGCGTTCAAGGCGGCGTTCCGCGACCACCCGGCGGGTGTCGCCCTCATCACCGCGACGACGCCGCTCGGGCCCGTCGGCCTGACGGCTTCGAGCGTGGCGTCGGTCTCGGCCGAACCCGCCGCGCTCTCGTTCTCGGTCACGCGCGCCACGGGATCCGCCGGCGGCCTGCTCGCCGCGGAATCCGTCGTCGTGCACCTCCTCTCGGCCGACCAGGTCGAGGTCGCGCGGGCCTTCGCCCGATCGGGTGCGCCTCGCTTCACGCCCGAGCAGGGCTGGGGCACCCTGCCGACCGGCGAGCCGTGGCTCGTCGGCGCCCCCGTGGCGCTGCGGGCGCGCATCACCCACACCCTGCCCGTCGGCGGCTCGTCGCTCGTCGTGGCCGAGGTGCTCGACGTGCACCTCGGCGAACGGGCGCCGGCGCTCGTGTACCGCGACCGCCGGTTCCACGCGATCGACGACGCCTCGCCGCAGGTCTGACATGCACTCGACGACACCACCACGACGGCGTCGCCGGCGACGTCGTCCGTCGGTCGCGCTGCTCTCGGTGCAGCTCCGCCGCTACGGGCTGGCGGCGATCCTCGCGATCTGCGCGATCGGCACGATCATCGCGGCGCTGACGACGCGCTGAGCCCGGTCGGCGCGGCGCGGCCAGGGCCGCGCGCCTGCCTCAGGCGGCGACGCCCAGCCGGTCGAGGGCGTCCTGCACGATCGTGAGCCCGGCGAGCCCCGGCATGCCGCTGATGCTCTCGTCGACCTTGCGGGCCGCACGCCGTCCCTCCGGGCCGCTCATCAGGTGCGTCATGACATGCCGCACGTCGCTCTCCGACGAGATGCTCGACCCGACCGGCGCCCAGAACCGGCTGAGTGCGAACCGCGTCACCTTCTGCGCCTTCGCGCTCGCGGCGAGCCGTTCGCGCGCCTGCGACGTGTAGAACGCGACATGCCTCGCCTCCTGCTTGGCGATGCGGCGCAGCAACTCGGCGAGCACCGGATGCGCCTCGAGCTCGGCCATGCGCTGGTACGCGGTGATCGCCGACCACTCGTTCGCGGCGCCCCACGACATGTGCACGGCCACGAAGTCCTGGCCGACGAGGCCGCCGAGCACGGACTGCTTGATGGGGTCGAGCCGGTCCTTCCACCCGAGCTTCATGCGATTCGCCTTGAGCGCGTCGTAGTCGACCGTGATGTCGTGCATCGCGAGCACCGCGGCCAGCGCCTCGCCGTGCCAGAACTCCTCGCGGTTCCACATCGTCATGAACGCGCTCATGTCGGCCTCGCGGTGCGACGGCGTCGTCAGCAGGTCTCGCGTGTAGCAGACGGTGTGGTACTCGACGTCGGCCATGTAGCGCAGCGTGCGCAACGACGACTCGGGCAGCGGGTCGGTGCGGAACACCTCGAGGTCGAGGTCGCTCCACGCGACGCCGACCGACGTCGCGGTGTACCGGTCGATGTCGAAGGCCATGCTCCCCTGCTCCCTCGTGTCCCGTTCAGGCGCCGAGCCGTCGGAGGACGGCGGTCGTGGTGCGTTCGCCAACTCCAGGCAGCGATCGGATGCCGCGGGCGAGCGCCGAACGCGACTCGGCGTCGGCCACGGCGAACTGCGCGAACGCCTCCCGCTCCCCCGTGGCGACGGAGCCGCTGCCGAGCGGCCATGCGGAGCGTGCGAGCTCGCCTCGCCCGAGGCGCGCCGCCCGCGACGATGCCGCCATGCGTCGCCGCGCCTCGCCCGCGAAGAACTCGGTGTGCCGCAGCTTGATGGTGCGGATGCGCGCGATGGCGTCGCCGAACGCCGGGTTCGGAGTGCCGGCCCCGTCGATCGCCTCGGCGGCGAGTCGCGCGTACGCGAGGTCGAGCACGAGGTCGTCCACGAATCCGAGCGCGAGGTGGGCGCCGACCACGTCTGGCCCCTGCCCGAAGCCGGCGAGCGACCGCCGGATCGGCCCGCGGCCGGCGGATGCCCGGCCGGTGGTGGCGGCCGCAGTGTGCGTCGAGGGGTTCGCCGCGGCATCCCTCGCCCCGGTCGCGCCCGCGATCAGCCGCAGCGCATCGGCGATCCAGTACTTCTCGTAGGCCCACGACACGAGGAACGCCGTGACCATCGCGTCCTTGTGGGTCGGGGTCACGAGCACGTTTCGCAGGTGCTCCATCGTGGCCCCCTCGAGTTCGGCGAGGGTGGCGACCGTGCGAACGGCGTCGCGCGCGAGCCCGGCCTGCGCCATCGCGTCGAGTTCGAGGTCGTCGCGCAGGCTGCCCTGCGCGGTTCGCGCGAAGCCGCGAACGTCGAACGGCGCCGGCTCGGACCCCGCAGCGGGGGTCCGGCCGACGCCGATGGACTGGCTCATGTGCCGAGGCTACTCCGCGATCGACGACCGGGCACGAGGCGCGGGCAACGCGATCACGGGGCGTGGTGCCGGCTCAGAACTTCTGGCCGAGCGCCTTCGCCTTGATGGCGTCGAACTCCCCGTCGGAGATGACGCCCTGGTCTCGCAGTGCCGCCGCCTTCGCGATCTCATCGGTCGGATTCGCGAACGAGACCTGTCGCACCTCCTCGTCGGAGTACTCGACGATCTCGGGGCGTCGGTACGACGATCGCTCCGCCATGCCCTGCCCGCGGATGATGAGGTACACGATGCCGGTCAGGAACGGCAGGAACACCAGCAGCAGGATCCACAGCGCCTTCATCCACCCGCCGATGTCGTGCGAGCGGAAGATGTCGATCGCGATGTAGATCAGGGTGAAGAGGTAGGCGATGTAGGCGAAGATCCAGAAGCTGAACCAGATCCAATCCCACACGGTGGCGAACATTCCCATGGCGGGCCCTTTCGATCGGGGCACGACGAGGACCGTGCCTTCTGGCGCTCAACCTATCGGCGTGCGGCCCGCCGTGGAAGAGGCGCGCCCGGGCGATGCATCCGACCATGCGGGCCGGCCGCGCCTGCCCCTGACTCGTCCACCCGCCTTTTCAGGATGAGACGGTCATGGGCGCATATCGCCGTCATGACCGATGTGGTCCTGAAAAGCGGGCTGACTCAGTCGAGGCCGTCGAGCCAGGCGTCGAGCGTCGGCAGCGCGAGGTAGGCGATCGTGCTGTGGGTGGCCAGCGGCACGACCTCGTACGAGACGTCGTCGCCGAGCCCGCGCACGTGCTCGACGAAGGTCGCCGTGTCGGCGGGCAGCACGAGCTCGTCGTCGGCGCCCTGCGCGACGTACACCGGCGCCGCGATCGGGCGCTGTCCGGCGGAGTTCTCGGCGAGCAGCGTGGCCCACGGTTCGGTCGTGGTCGGGTCGTGGGCGAAGAAGTCGCCGACGAGCGGCTGTCCGATGCCGTGCAGCTTCTCGAGGTTCGTCAGCAGGCAGAGCCGGTTCATCTCGGGCGACTTCGCGACCGCCGCGGGGGTGAGGATCGCGTCGAGCTCGGCGCCCGGCACGTTCGGGCCGTAGACCGAGGCGAATGCGGGGAACGCATACGACCCGATCGTCACGCCCGAGATGTCGTCGAGGTGCGAGCCCATGAGCGCGGTCAGGTCGGCCGCGGGCGCGGCGGCGGCGACGCCGGCGACGTCGAGCTCTGGCGCGTACACCGGCGCCTGCTCGGCGGCGAAGAGCACGGCCTGCCCGCCCTGCGAGTGCCCCCACAGCACCACGCGATCACCGGCCTCCGCGCCGTCGAGGTGGCGCGCCGCGCGCACGGCGTCGAGCACGCTGCGCGCCGCGGTCTGCGCGACGAGGTAGGAATCGGGGCCCTCGGTGCCCATGCCGGCGTAGTCGGTCGCGACGACCGTGTAGCCACGGTCGAGCATGAGGCGCAGCCCCTCGATGCCGATGAACGGGTCGAAGCCGCGCGACGGGGCGCACGAGGCATCCGTGCCCGTCGTCGGATGCCCCCAGGCGAGCACCGTGCGCCCGCCATCGGGTGCCGGGCCGAGCGGTGTCACGACGATGCCGGTCACGACGATCGGCTCGCCGTTCAGGTCGGTCGAGCGGTACATGATGCGCCACGCCTCGGATGCCGCGGGCACGCCGTCGAGCGCCTCGCTCCGCACGAGCGTGCCGGGGTCGCCGTTCGCGGCGTCGGCCGGCTGGTCGTAGAAGTCCGCGAGCCCCGGCTGCTCCGCGGCATCGCCGATGATGCGGATCGCTTCGACCGCGACGAGCGCGCCGACGATCGCGATCACCGATGCCGCCAGGATCGCGACCACCCGTCGAGCCCGCATGCCGACTCCCCCATGCGGCGCGCGGCCGCCGCGAGACCAGCATCGCCTGCGACGAGCCGCAGGCGCAATGCCGGGCGGCGTCCAGCCGCATCCGACCATGCCGAGATGCACGCCGGTAGAGTGGCGAACGGTCGGCTCGGACGAAGGAGTCAGCATGCGGGCACTGCTCACGCGGTCGACGGTGGTGATCCTCGTGATCGCCTGGGCGACGACGATCTGGGCGCTCGCGTTCGGGCACGACCTCGTCGCGCATCCGCCGAACGCCGTCGTCAGCGTGA contains:
- a CDS encoding sodium:proton antiporter, translated to MELLVVVVLGLLGIAAAAVFGPRLGVAAPLLLVIVGIGASLLPFVPEVEIDPEWILAGVLPPLLYSASVAMPAMEFRREFSAIGGLSVGLVIVSSVLLGLLFAWLVPGIGLAAGIALGAIVSPTDAVATSIVKRIGVSPRIVTVLEGESLLNDATALVLLRSAIVATAASVTFWDILGDFVFAVVVAVVIGYVVGKANLWVRERVVDPTANTVISFTVPFLAAVPSEALGASGLVAAVVAGLVTGRGALKRLSPQHRASDTQAWRTVELILEGAVFLVMGLEMSAIVADVQGGRAGIAAGLVIAGIALLAVIAVRTLYVLSTLGLQRRRVRRGIGMRGQLADMQDRLDRVDERHPLRLEPRGGPQRGEPAPEVPKERLAVFRRRIRRKVADIDYFTAEPLGWREGSVIVWAGMRGAVTLAAAQTLPSDTPERSLLVFVAFVVAAASLIVQGGTLPMLVRWVKPALFDRAAVDADREEIDDLLRDIARRVTADAASEEASAAVTDASTGASAGEAARARTDHGLRLRLRVIGEQRAALSTQRDEGGFSSTALTESLAALDAVQISLELRLPSGDVSKT
- a CDS encoding SHOCT domain-containing protein — its product is MGMFATVWDWIWFSFWIFAYIAYLFTLIYIAIDIFRSHDIGGWMKALWILLLVFLPFLTGIVYLIIRGQGMAERSSYRRPEIVEYSDEEVRQVSFANPTDEIAKAAALRDQGVISDGEFDAIKAKALGQKF
- the msrA gene encoding peptide-methionine (S)-S-oxide reductase MsrA, with product MTNTETAVLAGGCFWGMQDLIRKRPGIESTRVGYTGGANAEPTYRNHPGHAEAIEIEFDPTVTSYRELLEFFFQVHDPSTLNRQGNDIGTSYRSAIFPQSLEQQEVALDTIADVDASGLWPAKVVTTIEEAAPFWAAEPEHQDYLEKYPNGYTCHFVRPGWKLPKRDASTVA
- a CDS encoding flavin reductase family protein; this translates as MAVPDPNPLADALPTDAAPPTLLDATAEAFKAAFRDHPAGVALITATTPLGPVGLTASSVASVSAEPAALSFSVTRATGSAGGLLAAESVVVHLLSADQVEVARAFARSGAPRFTPEQGWGTLPTGEPWLVGAPVALRARITHTLPVGGSSLVVAEVLDVHLGERAPALVYRDRRFHAIDDASPQV
- the msrB gene encoding peptide-methionine (R)-S-oxide reductase MsrB encodes the protein MSNDYRSTPEAIARLTPLQRSVTQGDGTEPAFRNEYWDNHDAGIYVDVVSGQPLFSSTDKYDSRSGWPSFTKPLEATAVTEHVDRTLWMKRVEVRSSGADSHLGHVFDDGPADAGGLRYCMNSAALRFVPVAELEEQGYGDFLSLFTTTDGAAAASEKENAS
- a CDS encoding alpha/beta fold hydrolase; translation: MRARRVVAILAASVIAIVGALVAVEAIRIIGDAAEQPGLADFYDQPADAANGDPGTLVRSEALDGVPAASEAWRIMYRSTDLNGEPIVVTGIVVTPLGPAPDGGRTVLAWGHPTTGTDASCAPSRGFDPFIGIEGLRLMLDRGYTVVATDYAGMGTEGPDSYLVAQTAARSVLDAVRAARHLDGAEAGDRVVLWGHSQGGQAVLFAAEQAPVYAPELDVAGVAAAAPAADLTALMGSHLDDISGVTIGSYAFPAFASVYGPNVPGAELDAILTPAAVAKSPEMNRLCLLTNLEKLHGIGQPLVGDFFAHDPTTTEPWATLLAENSAGQRPIAAPVYVAQGADDELVLPADTATFVEHVRGLGDDVSYEVVPLATHSTIAYLALPTLDAWLDGLD